In Acidimicrobiia bacterium, the following proteins share a genomic window:
- a CDS encoding DUF4921 family protein has protein sequence MPELRRDALSGEVVLVAPGRAARPHTSAAREAGADATADCPFCPGSEDQTPPELARTGGGEPNRPGWRVRAFANLYPFVGEGPGATGAHEVVVLSPDHDRDLARLEDDAAVEAFTMLRERSRVHAAAGHAYVQVAVNEGREAGASLAHPHAQVVAVDFVPPAVEAALARFSAADADLVVEDHARAAAAESVVLTRSAAVAWCGAASSVPFEVRVAALGAGPRFGAATDDELAGVALAVRDGLRRVGIVLAGPAYNVVVHDAPTPLDTRFHWWVRLIPRVVVPAGFELGTGVLVEPVEPRQAAAQLRA, from the coding sequence GTGCCCGAGCTGCGTCGCGATGCGCTGAGCGGCGAGGTGGTCCTCGTCGCGCCGGGGCGGGCGGCACGTCCGCACACCAGCGCGGCCCGGGAGGCCGGCGCCGACGCCACCGCCGACTGTCCCTTCTGTCCCGGCTCCGAGGACCAGACCCCACCCGAGCTGGCGCGCACCGGGGGCGGCGAGCCGAACCGGCCGGGCTGGCGGGTGCGCGCCTTCGCGAACCTCTACCCCTTCGTCGGCGAGGGCCCGGGCGCCACCGGTGCCCACGAGGTGGTCGTGCTCTCCCCCGACCACGACCGGGACCTGGCCCGCCTCGAGGACGACGCCGCGGTCGAGGCCTTCACGATGTTGCGCGAGCGCTCGCGCGTCCACGCCGCCGCCGGGCACGCGTACGTGCAGGTGGCGGTGAACGAAGGCCGCGAGGCCGGGGCGTCGCTCGCGCACCCGCACGCGCAGGTCGTCGCCGTCGACTTCGTGCCCCCGGCGGTGGAGGCGGCGCTGGCCCGCTTCTCGGCCGCCGACGCCGACCTCGTCGTGGAGGACCACGCGCGGGCGGCCGCCGCCGAGAGCGTGGTGCTCACCCGTTCCGCCGCCGTGGCCTGGTGCGGGGCGGCGTCGAGCGTCCCGTTCGAGGTGCGGGTCGCCGCCCTCGGCGCCGGGCCCCGCTTCGGCGCGGCCACCGACGACGAGCTCGCCGGGGTGGCGCTCGCGGTCCGGGACGGCCTGCGCCGAGTCGGGATCGTGCTCGCCGGCCCGGCCTACAACGTGGTCGTCCACGACGCGCCGACCCCGCTCGACACCCGGTTCCACTGGTGGGTGCGGCTGATCCCGCGGGTCGTCGTGCCGGCCGGCTTCGAGCTCGGTACCGGCGTGCTCGTGGAGCCGGTGGAGCCGCGCCAGGCCGCGGCCCAGCTGCGGGCGG